From the Candidatus Omnitrophota bacterium genome, the window CTCGGTGATCGAAACAATGCCTTCGGACTTAAAACCGACGTCCACAAGGACTTCCTTGGTCTTGACTGAGACCACCTTGCCTTTAACGATCCGACCTTCCTGGATCATTTTAATACTGTCGTTATACATCTGCTCTAATTCGGAAAGTTCAACTTGAGCCATTAGAATATCTCCTTATATGTTTTTATTTTTTGTTTTTATTTTTTTCACAATCGCGTCGACCAACCACTGCGGGGCTGACGCGCCGCTGATCAACCCGATATCCTTGGCGTTCTTAAGTATCTTGTCCAACGCCGAGGTATCGTCCTCAACCAGAAAAGTCCGTTTATTGACCTTTTGGCCAAGATGCAAAAGACGTTTGGTATTGGCGCTGGCCCTGGAACCGATGACCAGCAGGGTATCAACGTCCCCTGCAAGCTGCTTCACCTCCTCCTGCCTCTTGGATGTATCCAGGCAAATTGTGTTATATATATGCGCTTCCAGGATATGGGAATTCTTTTCCAGGATCGCGGAGACAATTTTTGAGAACTTGTCTTTGGCCTGCGTGGTCTGGGAAATTATCCCTATCTTTTTATACGAGAACTCATCGCTAGCTGTATCGTTAATATCCTCTACTATATGCGCGCTGGGAGCCAGATCCTTCAAGGCCTTTACTTCCGGATGCGTTTTATCCCCGATTATAATGACCTGCAGTTTTTGCTGATAAAGCGATTTGCAGATCTTATGCACCGACGAAACATACGGGCAGGTAACATCGACGATCTTGAGGTTCTTCTTCCTGGCGGCCGCCACTACTTCATGCGGGCTGCCGTGGGAAGGCAGGATGATCGTAGAATCGCGTTCTACCTCATCCAGGCTCTTGACCGTG encodes:
- the ispH gene encoding 4-hydroxy-3-methylbut-2-enyl diphosphate reductase, which produces MHRIKLAKSIGFCSGVRRAIDIAEKTLTSSRNKVYSLGSIIHNPLVIQRLKQKGLITVKSLDEVERDSTIILPSHGSPHEVVAAARKKNLKIVDVTCPYVSSVHKICKSLYQQKLQVIIIGDKTHPEVKALKDLAPSAHIVEDINDTASDEFSYKKIGIISQTTQAKDKFSKIVSAILEKNSHILEAHIYNTICLDTSKRQEEVKQLAGDVDTLLVIGSRASANTKRLLHLGQKVNKRTFLVEDDTSALDKILKNAKDIGLISGASAPQWLVDAIVKKIKTKNKNI